TTGTTAAATCTTGCAAGATGTGCAATTACTACTTTAAACAAGCTATTAACTTATTCTCCAATTAGCTTTAGATATGTTGTGTTATTACCATAGACCAGTCACCGTAAGGAAGTATAAAATGTCGAACAGATGATCGGTTTTTAGTTTAACTAAATCGTTAAGTGTGCAAGCATGAAACACAATTTCCTTCCAAAGGTGGTGTTCAAACCTATATAGAAGAGTAGTTATACTCTGCTAGAGCTCTACAGACAACAGGGTGGGTCTTTTGGGACTGTTTGAAAGTTGATGGTTGTTTTAAACTAAGGATTAATTTTTACTGGAATCAATACCATGTGAATGCTGAGATACCAGCTTCTACAACTCCTTTccaaaatgtcttcagaagGGCAGGTCCTTCAAAGTGGCAGTCTGGATCTTATTTCTTGCTCAGTCTCTAAATGTGCTTGGAAGACACTTTAGAACACTTAACTTACCCATTTTATAACATGGTTTAGTATGTCAGTTTGTCAGGTTATTGCCTCTACTCATTCACTGTTTTTCCAGAACGAAGAAGCAGATATCACTTTATGATTACATATTTGGTTTATGAAGCCACTTCAAATGTTCTCTCCTTTGTAGTATGAATCAAGCCCATTAATCTCATGGGATCATCATGAATGGCTTCTAcgtttgttgtgttttcagcaGCCAGCTGCTCACTGTTGAGATAAATGCTAACTTTGGAAGCCATCATGGTGGGGTTAGatgatctttcttcttcatcctcctctaaTGAagggcctttctttctcctcggTTTTCTGCGTTTTCCCTTGACACTGTGATCAAGTGAGGCATAACACATCTGATGGGCAGACTCCACCTAGATGAACATGCACTTTAACATTCAGTAGTTATGCTTGCTTTAAAGTTATGTCTAAGACTTTGAGTATGTCTACACCGTAATCATAATAGTGGCTGAAGTTTACCCAAATTAGCTCATTAAAAGTACAAATGATtcagctgtggcagcacagaaaacagaccaaCGTAACCTAACAGTAAATGACTCGTGTTCTTGGGGTAGTGTTGGAatgataaaggactcagcattccgattcaatgtgaatcacgcagagacatttattacagaaacaaacctccttatatatgcaactatattctaatcacgcgtccacgctccaagcatggattcgctaaatgagtatcacaggctgtccatgcgctggagtctcactgatgatacgtccaaTGATTCACGCCATGttgggaccccgctgattgaggaaggcccctctttctcacagcagattccgttctcagcttctcgaagcggccttgagattccttagggccagactaattcagcaacaaatctttatctatcaaaacccctccgcacttccccctttctgttcttgaattagtcaggcccctTTAACCGCACGGtgaatcatttttgaaatatactaCAACATAGAACacgtgattaacaacataattacaattacatataatgcagttaaaccttacttaataagatcaaacaactacctgcctattcttaaaaccttaattctactatgacaacataattaacacactattttaatagattcaaaataaccagacaagttaatacaatataTTCTCTTAAATTCCTAAAAGATTTATAACTGCGCAGTTTATAGGGTAACATATTTAATACCATCAGCACATAgtaataattgaattaatatcttaaaagttatcttaacctatttaaaagatcaatagctTAAGATTAATATCCCTTCTAAATCTTTATCAGTTGCTAAACTTAGATTACTATGGTAGGgatatctcataattttaccttatctatgcattgactatctaatcataatatcacccttttggatctcctgctgattgttcaaattcccattctccacagaaggtacaccaccttcttactaataggcttctagaccaccaggtctgtgagcatctataacactgaattaggatccatggtttacatctgaaacagtcctcacaacttatctccctcctgtccatctccatccgttgaatctttgtggaatccacttcaatcctcggcctgtaatgacacaaacataaccttttccccaggttatcaattgatgcggcctttttcattgactagtgatttgaccataactaacgTAGGTTCTTTCTggtttagcatggttttgggtcatacttgcaaagtgtttcatcacatacaatgcttttgacaattggttttgtggtgtttcccctacttccccccctttgttttttttttgttttgtttgtttgtttgtttgtttgtttgttttaaagaaaaaaacaacaaacaaacaaaaaaagttcagaaccagatacgtgtgttggatcttgactacgtactcagaatcacaaatcaaatgtagaggttcctccttaaaaagctctaattaatttaaagctgtgccaagttctgctaattgggttgaaccttcaataatttttacagaatgatgccaatcgttatcttcacaccaaaccactacagctttatgagacttcccagaaccatcaacaaaaactttgcaagtatgtaggatcagaccaaatacaagtatggcctatgacctgatgttaaagacttgcaggttctgcagcaatttacatttatgcatgccaaaagctgtgctgttaaaaaaaatagctagtgcaatttacaaagacatagattacaaataataaaaaaaataaatcagaattaaattttacaaatggtacatatatgacaaaaggatcatggcctattaagacttaaattcattccctgcattttcttgatcagagtgacaattgatatataacagtcggtatatcagtctgctagcaatgtcatcatactgtcccacaatagccacaggttttTCACacacaaatctgcaagtccaatcgaatgcagtcagcttGTAAGGTTGTcaaaaatttattcctcaacatttctaactccattttggctgtcatatttattggatattgttttcccttaccggatcgaagtcctgtttcagatctatcagtgcagtatttgctttatcgaaacattggctgttaatactagtggaaatacagcatttgaaatttccttgaagatttctcacttgcagcaagcagatctgcgccatccaagcagcttcttgtaggccatgcaactaaacagaattctcagaaaacgttatttgagcttacaatttacttaacaaatcttaacctaagagagatataggactttctggcaactataagaattcatgtattaaaactttccaaatttggcattctattggtctcaaaaaacagcctttctttcgttctctcccatgacctcataAATTAGCATGGTGAGTTTACTAAGAtgtctcttacaactaattaccacagaataagcctattaacaaatttttggtttaattttccagtttcattagaactacgggtctgctagggatgcatttaaacttcaccctcagactgctccattcagtattacatcgctgcagtgggggggagagaaaacccccctttcaccgctTTAAACGTGGGCAGCcagatatttccattttttttttttttttcattttttctcttcttgctgcagtttagatataccCAAGGTCATGCAgatggcataatggctggtacgaagtgggaggctctgggaaacttctcagttacagtgAGTTGCACACAGGCCtaggatattttgctcttttgttttcccatttcattccaaccataatacactttatatgcaattccaagtagctcagcaatagttacattacTTAGCTCCATATcccttttacaatttacagatgtcaaaaacgagtataataaacataaatccattattctattcccctagatccaaatcagttaatattctagcaacttttaaatacaacctcttccaaattcacatctatcatagcatttaggtgttttggtgtggttttttttgtttttattttgtttgtttgtttgttttgttttgttttgttttgttttttttcaaagcagagtttaacaatttaaatgcttttctggtctcaaaattactagataacaatataagcaattactctaatgtgtaaggatgcatcctaagggggagcaaggtggaattttggcagtggaaccggttcccattttgtaattatctccccgaacaagattcttttggtaccaaatataaatatgcaaactaaaatactgagctcagatatgaaaaccaaacaccaagttcaaatattcagatggatcacagttacaccaatttaagacaatatctccatttttgcattgcacctttgggccgcttactgcccagccaggtggaggcacctctgggtctccctgacaaaacaggtcagtgtgcgctggagccccattggCACCCACTCCCCTGCcaccgcagcaagctggactgggcaaggctggtgcactacagctgttattccaaaaccaggattctttacatggtgtgcatactgaaaagccaaatccagcacaccgagatgagacacagcctgtcacagagttgtgcaagtctgaatgctggaataaaggaagcatgctggagagaaaaataacagctactacacgcaaaattttaccatcacattcatgcagtaaagaactaaattacttatcacaaaatgcacattttgagtcaacggattctcatgatttaacagtctgtgaaccaTATagaaagacctaccaaaattgcaacatgcttaaacagatacccacaaagaaaacaggttaataagtaaagcatcttgcagactttaacaagttttctgacctgtgtgttatcagttaattctctctcagcttgttgaagttcaaatcgcaccgcctgtaaaactgcagagatttatattgtcctgctcttctggccttaaaaacaacattaatcgcAACAGAGTGTTACACTGTGATATTGTATTctccagacacttttcccaatcacttaacttatacagcagccaacactgatttcaatatttaacaagatcttccttcctcataattcctaagttttaaaacacctccgaATACCaattttttaggaacacaactgaaaacaataatgcctgaccccatcttgcaagtaaaaaccttgagaagagggagggaggggggaaggggaggaatgcacagggctgcttgcagtgtgagtgtgaaaagcggggagaaggttttacagcgcacttaaaaacaactagtataacaattaactcacattcctaacaagctgcttgattttcagagaggcaatacacaggacCACATAATaggtactgtaaaactcgcaaataatatgttgatagcaaacatcagcattctctactgctaatttcaataacaatgcttccttagctttcaagttttcaacctgcttattgatggcctcttgaaagtGGTCagtaaattgcatgtaattctcattgggaccctgattaatagttgcaaatgatttggctgttttgttagtttcaggcacctctcagcttgatatgcaaggtctgttgactgcctcaggatttcagaaacttatcgtgcctgtagttgtgatATGTCCATTAGTGTCTCTTCtaggagttgtgggatacctgcccctttcaacgaatcccgatcgttctgtcctaaatgatctatagctgttacattgcataggtctaattttgcttgagtctttcatggttcttatctgatctcggggcaactcgtacacatacttaacttttcaagaaaaatgcttcaaaccctcattctcttccgagtcatcagataacacggacttgaacggtgctggagaatcattagtaacaggggggttcggaacagtgcacattctcggcaatactttgtagcatcataattattcgtaTAAGCTGAGTCCCCAAGCgcatcccctttcccgtcacaatcagcatgaccgcattgctgactgttggattcactcgctaatagctgatctgatctttcacgcagttcttttgcccagttcatATCCGGcaactccttctgctctctcgtagGAGTTAGAGAGGTagaaggcggtaaaggcggacacgaatcagtaaaaggactgatattacacatatttacgactttagcattctcatctttcaccagttcttttgacaaattgtctGATTCCAGTCCTTTAGACTTCTTGATCTCTCTAGAGTCAGGTAATGGTATAGGAGTCCATCCACTCGGTAATTTTCCTCCCTgcgccccagactgctgtatcatcgTGGGTGCCGACAgcacaacaggggatggagtggggagaGGGTCAAAAGACTCGATCCGGGTAAACTTTACGGTTATTTTTAGGTTTGCTATCAGGCTGCCCccttaaagtcttttaaggtggaaattataagcttccatgtaatcgctaatgatttagtttctttatcatctccattgctgaccttattccGTAATTTCTTCCATTTATCGACCCAAAGTtaacgtttaaaagccttctaattttctcctgGGTAGCCGTGAATtctacaccaaattaatagtctacatatgttacatttttcctatgtaagtcctctcatagagagaatatgcaggaggaacttaactgcagcttgtgcttcagagaacacattctgtcccataactttactcttccctcctcctgttcccagcCAATCAACTTTTCCCTTTGCTGCGTCGACGACTTTATTCCCGGGGCGTCCTTACGCCTCCGTCATGTCTTCAGTCCACCTGAAGCCGCTCCCGGCTGGGccactccaggcttttccccgatcgTAGTGGTACAccagagtatcacgtcgggatcaccatttgttggaacgataaaggactcagcattctgattcaatgtgaatcacgcaaagccatttattacagaaacaagcctccttatatatgcaactatattctaatcacgcgtccacgctccaagcatggattcgctaaatgagtatcatgggctgtccatgcgctggagtctcactgatgatacgtccgatgatgggaccccgctgattgaggaacacccctctttctcacagcagatactgttctcagcttcttgaagcagccttgagattcctttgagacagactaattcagcaacaaatctttatctatcaaaacccctccacagggttatggcagctattattggaaagattcactgtgggactgagggtactttatataattggTCCAAGTTGTTTGGGatgtaagacattatttgatctctttttcttcttactggttttgtttgttttttaaattataatccagttacatttttcataggcttggtctgtgcagaaaactaaagatgggtgattcttgtctgtaaatatgatctcatttgcagtgcaaaatgtatgcctcCTGTGTCTTTcccgtgtttttctctgtgtttttcaagccaaattatcaaacatttttcatattggaattttcataggttagtctgtttctgtgaagttaataaagcaaatgtctagatttaaaaagaaaaaaaaaataaattttccaccacctggaagtatcctgagagagaattcaattcagcctgatctgcatgcctgtgaccgagctttattatgccatatggatggaaatgagctgtctataattctcctgctctctcattaatgtcccagatggaacaaagggtcaagtccgtgcttaaatttcttgatgaactacgacactaatgcatggtaattttcaTGATGAGCAgagtgaaaatttttgttatatattgtcatgggatacacacaaaaattctgagacagaccacattaccctaattcagaaatccagaattaaacttagagatacctgtagctggttaactggcctttgaggctgggacttcatctgcccgtaacaacattcctctacagtttatcaaagtagaaaaatgttttagttattaaggcacactactgattcttaaaagatcaaattaacagctcctccctgttacagaaccaacttcccccagtttactttggtagaagtttggttttttttgaattcacacacagatctctttctctattaacagaagggcgaatagctaagaaattcagacatgcatactgtgaaaatgaaaagcattttctgttcatatggatggaaagtttctcattattcactaagtgggcgtcattttagactgctaggggtaccatcttgtgtgggagcattgactttgggcagggagtaatatgtgtcttagattgctgtaactgcatggatcaagctgttatttcaactggtgcagctttacatgaagaacagctcttggttttgagatatttggctgaacaggatcatttggactgcaaaaaatccacttcagtatgagacctggtgttaaaaagagtagtgcggtatgatggtttgcagttctatcccaagctggtattaattctgtgttgagaaacacagaaagcgttggtcagtcagtttttaactacacatttatcacagcctctgaacagacacgtgttctcaaagtgaagcttacctaaaatatcttgattgagattgccataaactgggtcatcttctgtgtagtagccatcatagctagaagggcaacggaaaaatacttttaattcacagaatatgcttgatttaggacttcactattagacttgaaacattttacacgcatgtggcagtagcaagcagattgtatgtgatctgaaaaacaagaccaaaaatatcggggtggagggggaaacaagtgtggggacacagcacagaaatggctatgtgcatgttctgaagagagatttgttatctagccaagaatagaactcttctttcctggaacttacttaaatataaagctaatctcaagaccactaagctaccatttgatgtagttctagaggtattattgatcactgaaacgaacccacttcatgtcctctgagcctgctttgcaatacaaactaaagcactaaatgggtctcttggggcaatgttcttaaaaacagagacttcccaacttcaggtaaatttgtaattgaggattggtttggggaaacaggtgaaggcttttgtatttctgttgcaagggccttttatattttggttGACATGAGAccctttccatctctgttttttaacgtttggcctattttttttttacaatgggataagagaaacagacttGTAACAGATCATCAGGTATCCAGCAGCTGTATACAGActccatttcattgcttttgaacatcatttataaaataagggtatgaaatgtaaatacatgtttttatatattgtaacttattgttttctgatatttatcttAAATTATTATAGACTTACTGAGTTTGAGTGatagtaaatattgttttatctttatatcttgcacttcagtatacaaaattctcatattaacatgcaattatttcatttttgatgaaatGACTGGAGTACATCACTTCCACATGATTTTTTAGTACATCACTTccacatgatttttttcctgttttcttcggatttttcttttccacaaccAGCGTGctctctggtgtttccaggTGGGCTTCATGACATACTGGATTTTTCCCTATGCTGTCCCTCCAAAGCCGTCtctcattatttattgcttatttcaacctttccagaaagaaatattttatcagtcTTACCTTGGACTGTTGTCTTCATAGTCTTTATACTTTTTAGCAggaaaatttgttaaaaaaaaaagaaagagcaaatgaaacatGCTATTTTTAGAACACTTCAGATAATTGTCCAACTGACAT
This genomic interval from Columba livia isolate bColLiv1 breed racing homer chromosome W unlocalized genomic scaffold, bColLiv1.pat.W.v2 SUPER_W_unloc_5, whole genome shotgun sequence contains the following:
- the LOC135577506 gene encoding T-cell receptor-associated transmembrane adapter 1-like; the protein is MFHLLFLFFLTNFPAKKYKDYEDNSPSYDGYYTEDDPVYGNLNQDILEECCYGQMKSQPQRPVNQLQVESAHQMCYASLDHSVKGKRRKPRRKKGPSLEEDEEERSSNPTMMASKVSIYLNSEQLAAENTTNVEAIHDDPMRLMGLIHTTKERTFEVAS